The genome window TTTCCATATCTTTCTCATTAAATTAACTTAATGTTGGTAGGCTTATAATAATGATGTGTGttttgtcaacaacaaaaagtcGCTGTGCTTTCATCTTCTATCGTTTAAGATTAAAACTTTATTCTGTCATAATCGATAGTAAAGACACAAATCAAAATAACTGATCTATCTCTTTAATAGGAACAACTGATGTTCTTTTTAAAGACCTTTCAAGAACTGTAAGGTACAAAATATCCCCTTTAGCTAGTTCGTagacaaaaaaaagatataATTCAGAGACATGTCACAAGCTTAATGTTCCAAACATTGACATAATTTGAAGCTGTAATCAAAAACCTTGGCTAGAGGAGACCGGGCTTACTGCCACTTAACTAATTAAACATTGTGGTCGAAGGGGAAAAATAGAAATGAATGCCGTTGGTTCGGTCTTTTCCTTTCCCAATGACACCTAATTAAAACTTGGTGGGCCTGTGCCTCGAGATATCAAAGTTCCTCCCGCGTCCTCTCCACGTCAGTCATTCAATAGCACTTAGCTGCCAGTTTCATCcccggcctctctctctttccgctcTTTCACAGACTCTATAATGCCCAGCCACACTCAAAACCAGCAAAGGACGCCTTGAACTAAATGACACGTTAATTATAATTACTGGTAGACATGGTAAATAAACAGCGCTGGAAGTGGAAAGTGTACAAGTGTGTGGCGACGGGGGTTCTTAGATGTCAGAATTGGCAGTCTTAATTGTAAGTTTTAGCCTCCCCATCATCACTCCATCTTTTTTCCCacttctcttttttcccctccaaGACAGTGATTACCCCTGTGTCGACGTGGCGCATAATGGTATCAGCGCCGCCGACAGAGCAGTGAATTAAATTGTATCTGCAGCCGCACCGAAGCCTTGATGAGGGGGGCAGATGCCTTTGTGGTGTTATCATTATAACACAATGGTCATGTTGTCATCAACCTTGCCATCCCCAATTGAAAAGACGTGATTGTGTGTTGGGGAGCtttttctcccactctccccccgCCGTTTCGTTGTGAATAGGAGCAATTTTCTAAGAGCTATGAAATCACGTAATAGGTCCTAATATGCAGCTGCTTGGCATTGCGAGGCATCCTCTATTAAAGTGGAAGTCAAACACAATATGTATTTTTGGCTGGAGAACCACTGTCTACATGAGCAAAGGCCAAATTATTCATGTAAAATTCCCCACAACTGCCCTGGACAACAAAGGAAAACTATTTGAACCACCTTTAACATTTTGTATATTCTACATTGTACCCTTATAAGAATTCCACAGTTCAAATAACAGGCCGAGCAGTTTTTCTGCAACATTTTAGTTATGTTAAAAAACAATCTGATATAACTGTGGTACACATTATATACATCTTAGATGGCCTTAAGAGTCAATGGTTTGGATGACACATTGTAAGCAGGTTGGCCTTGGTTGGCCACCTCATCATGAACAATATAACTAAATAGAAATAGGTGCATGACTGGACAATACGTTTTGACATTAAGGTAGAATTCAAGGAAAACCATTTAATATAGTAACAGCATTAGATGAGAGCTGTAATATGAGTGTAAAAACTTCAAACAGATTCAAAGACACATTATGAATCAGACCTCACCTCGCTGAAACTCCTTTAGTCTATTGACCGCTTCGTCTCGTTCTATCTGCATGCGTTTGCACTGATAAACCCAagtggaaaaaaacaaacatgttaaaaTACTTTACCTTGTGGTTTACCTTGACTATGTGAGATCACACTCCACTTGAGCTCAACATTAAGATATTTCTTTGTCAAAATAGCTGAAGTAGCTGTTTTGCTAATAAAACTTTCCAGAACTAAGTTTTAATCATACATATGTCCACATATCCAGCAGTGAAATAAAAAAGGTGATACCGATCAATTTATAAATCAATTGTAATTTACTGTATTCCTTCAAAGGATTCCTTTGAAAACATGTTTATAATTATATTGACTTTAAACAAACAATTCTAAAATTACAGatttatattttcatttttaGTGGGCGATAGAAGAACAGATTTTCTAGTGAGCAAACAAATTAGTTCAGTACAATAAGTTTGGAAAGCATCATATTCTTTCATGTTTCATAAAACATGACAGTTCATGATACAGTAAATGAACTGAACTGAAGAACTATGGGGAAATTATCTGAATTTACCTTCAGGGTGTCTCAAGCCATGTCTGCCATATACAATTATAAGGCCTGCCACAGCACTACAATACAATAACCCCCATCCAACCACCCAGACCCCCTGACCCGCCCTCCCATCACTCCATATAAAACACACTGTCCCTTTTCTCCATCTATGCACTATACTAACATGTTGTAAATGAACATGATCAATTATTTATCCCTATCAAATGTTGATTAGTGCAGTATAAGAACCACCATGTAACATGTCCATTAGAAAAGAATAGATTTCTACTAACACCCAGACTTCTGAAACACTCACCTCCATTTCTGCTCTCTCATGCTCCCTCTGAAGGCCTTCATACTCTTGGACAGCTGTTGGACACAAACGGTATCAGCCAGTCACACTTTGGAGGAAACAACAAGCCCCATATTAAATCCTTTGGAATCTTTCCCAGTTCCTTAACTCTAAATACAGAACAGCCACATGGAAAGAATAAGTGACTTGCTCATGACTTAAGTCTAACATGACAATGAATCACACTCTAGTCACCAAGTACTGCTTGTTTGTGTTAAAATAAACAGTTAGCAATGTCTCCCCACAAGGTACATCGACTTGACAATAATGATGTATTGAACAAAGTGGAACATGTCGTACAACTAATGTGATAGAAACAGAAGATTTAGGGCACTCTGAAAATAAAGAACATAACCAGTAGTGGCTGTGACAGAGATGCTCTACTCCAGAGTGAGATTCTGAAGTCATATTTCAATCTGCAAACCAGGTCAAGTACTATTTCCTCTAGGGTACAACATTCAGGTCACATGTGCTTACTCACCCCTGCTGCTATACCACACATTGTGTTAtagctctccacccctccccctgtctcccacgTGACGTGACTAAAAACACTTGACACAGTGATTCATCCTGTATTTGTTAAGGTTGCAGACTAAGTGCAACATTCATCGGGTTATGAACTGCACAGGTGAATTGAAGTCTGACTTAGTCCAACTCTGCTGGGTCAACACTTGAATGTATATTCTGTGTTGACAACCCCACTTTCAGAAGTAGGTTAGCACCACCAGTCTTTCTGTAAACAGATGTCTCTTACCTCTCGACTGCTAACTAGGAATACAACGATGTAATCATTGCCTACACAACCGAAAGCCATTGGGCAATTTGGCAGAAATTGTAATGGGGGTGGTGAGAAGAATGACTGTTCTCTGATTAAGTCAAAATATAATGTCAATAAATCTCAAATTATGTCTGCAAACAATAAGCCAAACGAACGACATTTCAAACAATAGGTTCTCGTCAGTGACACATTCTAAAGTTGAACTTTGCCCGCGAAATCAAGCCCCATGGTAGAATGGTCGACTTTACTATTCGGACCTAAGCTATATGATTCGGACCCAGAGAGCGAATTTCCCTCTGAAATGTTGTTAGGCTAATGTTACGTTTTTGTAGCAGGATTGACTCGCAAGTCTTTCGTAGAGACAAATAAACGTATATTTACAAAGCTTTCAGTGACATCATGGTCAACACACTCACCGTGATTGGACAGGTCAGCAAATTTCTCCATGTGTATACGTTCCTCTTCGTGCGCCATTTTTGTAAGAaattaagtagcctacactaaaTGGGCATTATAACTTCTACAATCTGTACtacacagtaggctactgttgcttcaaacaggaaatgacacacCTGTACAGGTATCGTCCTTCAGTGCTGTTAATTATTACAAAGCAGTGCCAGTGTGCCTGTAAAGAAAACCCAATGAAATGTGTATTTAATGAATAGCAGACGATTTAAGGACGAGTAAATCAACTTTGTCTAATATAATTTAATATATTTACGGTCAGATAAAGACGAATCAATACCAATACACAGATAGATTTACATTTTTCCAAACAATACAGATAATTTGCTGTGGAAGAGACGGGAATGTTTAGTATACCTTTTCTCActtcacacatcacacaaaacaaacacaatgtaAACTTCCTTTGCACTTTTTTCCAAAATAATAAACACCAAGCACGAGGGGCAAAAAGTAGTAAGCAACGGGTATCAATCATTTTAGGTTAAATGAAAAGTCAACATCTACAACTGAAATCCATTTCAAGTTAACCAAGTTGTTCATTATCAAATAACCCACCAAACTAATGATGTATTGAAGTACCAATGATGTGGCCAAACGAATATAATTGATCACAAGCTGGTTTACAATAGTCACATTCTTTCAGATCTTGGTAATCAATACTTTGTTCACTTACATCCCAATCAAATAGGGTAAATGATAAATGTACACTGGACAATTAAAACCATTGCAATATAGCCTAATAATAGCGATTCCCTTTTGGAATTTTAAAGGATGTTCTTTTTTAAAGGCTcaattccatttttgtgttgGATTGACAACATACCATAAACCGAATATATATTCAGCAGTAACATACCCCAATAAATAACAGGATTTTTCTATAATTCTTCTAGGGTAAGTTTACATTTAAGAATAAAATATAGATTACAATCACAGACACTATTAATACGAGATTTGGAACACGGGTACAGTACAATACATCTACAGAGGGAGCCAAGATTAATGCTCCGTTCTCTGTGTGGGGATAGGGGTGGGAGAGTATCTCCCCTGGGGCGAAGGGGCGTGAGATAGGTGGAATCAGGTGGGGGTGGAGTCAGAGCATCCCTGAGAGCATCTTCTTAGTGGCGGGCAGCAGACTCCCTGGGGTAGAATTCAGCCAGGGTGCTCTGGGGAATCCTCTTCAGCATTTCTTTGGGGAAGATACGCAAAAGCTGCCATCCGATGTCCAGAGTCTCGTAAACGGTTCTGTTGTCATAGGGACCTGAGGAGGGACATCAGCAGAACAGGGACATCAGCAGAACACTGTAATCCAATGGGTCGTGCCCTACAATGTTCCTGGCCTCTTATTTTTTAGGTATTGAGTCAATAATTATATTAGTTTAAACCATGGGCCATGGCAGAATAATCAGCATTATATTCCAACAACTGTCTGAGCATAAAATACCTTTTCTAAGTCTCATTGTCCTAAGAATGAACGGCACTTTGCCGTAACCCTGGAAAATGTTTTGttcgttttgttttttttacagagtATGACGCAAAAGCCTTTTAGACATTATTGGCGTCACATATCATTCTTATGTTTCCATGGCTTCCTCATTTCGAATGAGATTATTTCAATTTAATGATTAAACATAGgagctttccttttctctctgcaaTCAACATGAGGGATGGAAATGCTTGCCTGTCATTTGAGCAAATCTCACTGCATCAAGGACATAGAAGAGAATATATTTGGATAAATGCATTGAAGGTTGGCAAAACATTATCTCTGAAGGACTCTTAGAGATGTTACTGGCTAAATGAAAAACATCTATGAATATGCCATGAAAGTTTACAATTGTCTTTTATCAAAAGGCTCTACGACTTAATTTGTTTTATCTAATTACTTTATAAAATTGTGTTCTTGCTTCCTCTCTTCAGTTAGAAATATTATGGAAGAGAAACAGACAAATCTACAAGAACAACAAAGGCCTGAATATAACCAAAGATGCCTAGGCATAGTAGAAAGAAATATCCCATCGAAGAACAAACCATTTCTTTCCCCTACAATGCATGAATCGAGAGTAACACCGTTATTTATTGATCTCCGACACGGCACTGAAGGATGCATTTTTGTTTATCCATGTCAACTACCTGAGGTTGAGCAAAATAAAGCCATGCATACCCCTCCGAAGCGGTACTACGAATAGATAAATTCAGAGAACAAACCGCCAGAGCCGGAAGGGTGCCATTGACCTATCTGGGTGCTATCTAATGCCTCTCACTTAACGGTGTGAAAAGCCTGCCAACACTCCTAATCACCCCAACACAGTCATGTGCCCCCTGGGAATGTCACATGCAAGTTCATGTAATACTGCTGCCGAGTTCACCGTATGACCCTCATCATGCCATGAAAACTGGAAACTCAATACCTGTGCTCTCTTACCTCCGTCGTGTCACCCCTCCCCCAAATCAACAGTACTCTATATGATACACTGTGAGAATGTTTTACCCTGAGCAATGAAGTTCCTCTCAAACTTCTGGAGGAATTCCAAGTAGAGCAGATCGTCTGAGGTGagggcctcctctcccaccacAGCCTTCATGGCCTGCACGTCTTTACCAATGGCATAACAGGCGTACTGGGAAAAGGGGGAAGATCATAGCACAGAATAAAGACGGAAGATCACATGATTAGCATTACGTAGCTAGGGGAGCTTATTAACATTCACAGAGACCTGGAAAAAGCTCTGGACCCCAGGTCAGGTCTGTGGgttaggtttgtgtgtggggggaattCGGCAGTTACCAGCTGGTTGGAGACATCGGCGTGGTCCTTGCGTGTCATTCCCTCACCAATAGCAGATTTCATCAGTCGAGACAGAGAGGGTAACACGTTGATTGGTGGATAGATCTAAAAGTGAGATGAGATCCCCCACATTCAATCAAGGTCAATAGTGTATTTAAAATCAACCGACCCACCTAAAAAAGTACTGATGGGAAACAAACCAGTGTAACATTCCATACCGTACCTGTCTGTTATGCAGCTGTCGGTCCACATAGACCTGGCCCTCAGTGATGTATCCAGTCAGATCAGGAATGGGATGGGTGATGTCTATTAAAACAGAGTTAAACACCATAAGCTCACAACACAGGTCTTAAGAGAACTTGCGGAACAATATACACATGTAACCAGTCTGCTGCCACTGTGTACTCAGTATGCTGAATCACAGTCTGTAAGGAACACTATTGGTGTTGTGGCGTTATGTTCCAGGATCAATAAAGTTCTGTCAACCCAACCCATGTACCTACAGCATCAGTGTACGGAATATATATGTCCTGGTCTATTCTACATCTAGTCTCCCGTTTGTGTGGCAAGCAAGTGATCTTCTCAGACTGCCTGCATGTGCTCACCATCGTTGGGCATGGTGAGGATGGGGATCTGGGTGATGGAACCGTTCCTGCCCTCCACACGGCCGGCACGCTCGTAGATGGTGGCCAGATCGGTGTACATGTATCCTGGGAAGCCACGGCGTCCAGGGACCTCCTCTCTGGCAGCAGACACCTACGGGGACAAGGGAGCAGACAGAAATCCACAGGGTTCTATGCCTTCGCGTCTCCTTTAAATGGCAACGTCTGTTCATTTTGGAGGATTTGGATCAATAAAAGAGCAAAAGATTCATAAAGCTCCAAAACGTGGTTTGTGAAAACTTTGACAAATAATATCTAGTTGACCTACATGTTTTACCACATCCTTATCATACATGCAGCCCTATACAGTTTAGTCCAATTCAAGGATGTTCCCATCATAGAAAAACATTCCATGTATCTGTATCAacaataaacatgtatttaACAGATATTTGAAGTAACCACTTGTTATTTCTTATGCACACGGTTTAAAGAAACTAGGAAGTTGGAGTAGTCAAGCACTGCCATTTTATCATAGGACAAGATCAAAGAATGACCAAAACGTTCATAGTAACTTCTACAGCTGTATTCAGTGCAGTCAGTTTTGCATTTCCCCTGGACTTTGGAGGTTGCACAGCCTGACACTTGTAAACAGTGGATTCATTTTGAAACTCAACCTTCACGCAAGTGAATGGGAGCGCAAGTTAAATGAAAATGCCCCGTTCGCTCATTGTAAGTGGTTAAATACCAGACAAGCCACAGTCTTAGCCATGGCTTTATTGATCCAGCATGTGTGCCAAGGTCACAAATGGACAATGCACTGAGGCAGCCATGCTTTCACATGTGCATAAACTATTTAAAACCTGCTTTTGTGCAGCTGACACATTGAATCATCAAAACATGTTCTGCTGTATAAAAGGATTATTATAGCCataaaaggaggaggggagaaggccTGACTCCTGGAAGGAAAAAAAGCATGGGAGAGGGCGGTGTAATCAAAagcctcctctttccttccatgCTAAGCAGTGGAATAATGACGTTAAGACATCTTGGCTGAAGGACACATTATCCAGCCTTTCAACCAGAACACAGGAAACAATAGTGAGCTTATCACTTAATCAACACCTTAACAGATGTTTTTGAGAGAAGAGGTTTGAGgcatgtatatatgtgtatgcGCTTCCAGCCCACTTCCTCTCAGGTAATGTTGACCTCTGGTGAATGGTTTCTATGGTGGTTTTTGAGGGGCGCTTGTGTGTTCCTGAGGGTGTGTTATTAGGAcccctcggtgtgtgtgtgtgtattagataAAGCCTAAAAGCCATTTCCAACTTGGACATGTATGCTTCAGAAATCACACCGATCTTGGCCCAATAGATAGAAAAAAAGATCAAATAGCAGGGCCATTCTGCCAAGATAACATACTTTGAGGATGTTCCATTCAGAATTTGTCAAGTTCCCCTACCTCTCTCAGAGCCTCTGCATAGGAGCTCATGTCAGTCAGGATAACCAGCACATGCTTCTCACACTGGTAGGCCAGGTACTCTGCTGAGGTCAATGCCAGACGCGGAGTGATGATGCGCTCAATCCTGATGGGATGACAAACTGTGGTTAGAGAACTTGGCCTCTATACATCTGTTAAGAGTCTCTCAAACAGCACATGCACTACAGCCACCGAGAGGTGATTGAACAGGTAGGTTCTTCTTTATTGAGTCACTAGTACAATACAAAATACTTTATAGCAGCTAGTGCATTGTTGATGTGCTGACATCTCAGGTGTGGGGAACTCACGTCGGGTCATTGGCCAGGTTTAAGAACAGGCAGACATTGTCCATGGAACCATTCTCCTCAAAGTCTGACTTAAAGAAGCGAGCCGTCTCCATGTTGACCTGAAGCATAGAAAAGTGAAGAAAAACATGAGTTTCGGATTCGAACAGTGGATATCCTTGAAAAATAATGAGTCTGCACAAACATCTTTTTTAGACATGGATGTATTCACAGATTACCCATGTGTAAGGATGCAAATGACAGTCATTGTTGAGCCTCTTTTATATGCTGGTAAACCTGATATCTTCCAGTGCTGTGAAAACATTCAATAATTTGCTAAAAATCACCTGCTTTATACTGTGTTTTTCCTTAATTGGAGGTTTCTTTTTTGAGAATGTGTTAGTTTCCATGTGTCCAAATCCCTATTCATACCCATCTGCCTTGAATTTCCACGCTCCATTAGAGATTTAGTGCTTGTGTTACAGGGTCCTCAATGGTGTGTGAATTAGACATCATATGGGAAGGTTGGGGataagggtgggggtggggggaggtggggcaggAGCAGAGGTGTGGGAGGGTCACTAACATCCCAGTCACAGGTCACAAACACCCACCACCTACCCCTCCCGACTGGGAGTTAAATAGTCAAGAGGAGAGCAGCTGAACTGGAGCGAATTCGATACTGACTGGATGAGTGTTAAAGGGGGGACAACTTCAGAATAAGCACCCTGTCGCTGTGGCCGTGCCCTGCCTAGAGGAGCAGAAGTAATATGGGGAGATTTAGCACCAAGTCACCTGgtgaatgagagggagaagtgGTGAGGGGAAGAGTGTCACACTGGGGTTAAGAGGGGGGATTAACACCACAGAGGAAAAACAgagaccaaaaaaaaacagaacaggGAAATGAGGGAGGGGGATTGTGTTGTCAGTTGATCACAAGCCATTGTCCTCACCCCCATGGCGGCAAAGACAATGGCAAAGTTATCGGAGCTGTAGTCCATCACATCCTTGGACTTCTGTACCAGGCCTGCCTGACGACAAATCTGGGCAGCAATCTGAATAGGGaaacagcagagacagagattACAATTTAGAggataaatatataaataaataaacttgcCATTTCAATTACACACAACAATAAGGCTTTTCAAAAAACACGTTGGGAGACACTAGCGTTTTCATGTTATATCCATGCCTTTCcttttgttagtgtgtgtgtgtgtgaacagaggATACAGTATGAGTGGGGGGAGGTTAGTTTGAGGGCAACAACATGATTGTCGAAGGGGGAGGAATTTCACGCTTATCGCTTAATGTAATGCAGGCTGTCCGCTGATCCGGCCTGACCTCTCAGTGCACCCTGAGCTGAGACACCTGGTCCATACAGGGACCGCTGTGTCGATGACCTCCGTGACATCTGGCTTGAAACGAGacggagaagggggggaggttaTGTGCTCCAAAGACATGCCAGGCCAACTGTCATCATTAGGCAGACAAGGCGTGCTCCTGTTCCACTGTTCTTACAGTCGACTTTGACAAGCGACGGGTTCTCATTCAAGCCCAGCTCATTTTGATCATGCAACCAGAGCAAGTCGAAGCAATA of Hypomesus transpacificus isolate Combined female chromosome 11, fHypTra1, whole genome shotgun sequence contains these proteins:
- the atp6v1ba gene encoding V-type proton ATPase subunit B, kidney isoform gives rise to the protein MATLVGNRVMDLNGPEAAAREHAQAVTRNYISQPRLTYSTVSGVNGPLVILDKVKFPRYAEIVHLTLPDGTRRSGQVLEVIGTKAVVQVFEGTSGIDAKKTACEFTGDILRTPVSEDMLGRVFNGSGKPIDRGPNVLAEDYLDIMGQPINPQCRIYPEEMIQTGISAIDGMNSIARGQKIPIFSAAGLPHNEIAAQICRQAGLVQKSKDVMDYSSDNFAIVFAAMGVNMETARFFKSDFEENGSMDNVCLFLNLANDPTIERIITPRLALTSAEYLAYQCEKHVLVILTDMSSYAEALREVSAAREEVPGRRGFPGYMYTDLATIYERAGRVEGRNGSITQIPILTMPNDDITHPIPDLTGYITEGQVYVDRQLHNRQIYPPINVLPSLSRLMKSAIGEGMTRKDHADVSNQLYACYAIGKDVQAMKAVVGEEALTSDDLLYLEFLQKFERNFIAQGPYDNRTVYETLDIGWQLLRIFPKEMLKRIPQSTLAEFYPRESAARH